The Mangifera indica cultivar Alphonso chromosome 8, CATAS_Mindica_2.1, whole genome shotgun sequence genome has a window encoding:
- the LOC123223056 gene encoding protein AUXIN SIGNALING F-BOX 2-like, translating to MNYFPDEVIGHVFDFITSHKDRNAVSLVCKSWYKIERLSRQRVFIGNCYAISPERVIDRFPELKSLTLKGKPHFADFNLVPHDWGGILYPWIEAFAKSRVGLEELRLKRMVVSDESLELLSKSFVNFKALVLVSCEGFTTDGLAAVAANCRFLRELDLQENEVEDHRGHWISCFPESCTSLVSLNFACLKGDINLKALERLVARSPNLKSLRLNRAVPLDALQKILRRAPQLVDLGTGSFVHDPASDAFNKLKATILNCKSIRSLSGFLEVSPRCLSAIHPICQNLTSLNLSYAPGIHGNDLIKFIQHCRKLERLWILDCIGDKGLGVVASNCKELQELRVFPSDPSGIGNASVTEEGLVAISAGCPKLHSLLYFCQQMTNAALITVAKNCSNFTRFRLCILEPTKPDPVTMQPLDEGFGAIVQSCKRLRRLSLSGLLTDQVFLYIGMYAEQLEMLSIAFAGNSDKGMLYVLNGCKKLCKLEIMDCPFGDTALLMDVGKYETMRSLWMSSCEVTLGGCKALAKDMPMVNVEIIEEDDLIDFSSDDKQKVGKMYLYRTLVGPRKDAPEFVRTL from the exons ATGAATTATTTTCCAGACGAGGTAATAGGACACGTGTTCGATTTTATAACATCACATAAGGACCGAAACGCGGTGTCGTTAGTGTGCAAATCATGGTACAAAATCGAAAGATTGAGCAGGCAAAGAGTTTTCATTGGCAACTGTTATGCTATCAGTCCGGAGAGAGTAATCGACAGGTTTCCGGAGCTCAAGTCCTTAACGTTGAAGGGCAAGCCGCATTTTGCGGACTTCAACTTGGTCCCGCATGATTGGGGCGGGATTCTTTACCCTTGGATCGAAGCTTTTGCCAAGAGTAGGGTTGGCTTGGAGGAGTTGAGGTTGAAGAGGATGGTAGTTTCGGATGAGAGTCTCGAGTTGCTCTCGAAGTCGTTCGTGAATTTCAAAGCCTTGGTTCTTGTTAGCTGTGAAGGGTTCACAACTGATGGGCTCGCTGCTGTAGCTGCGAATTGTAG GTTTCTTAGGGAGCTGGACTTGCAAGAAAATGAAGTAGAGGATCATAGAGGCCATTGGATTAGCTGCTTTCCCGAAAGTTGCACTTCTCTTGTCTCCCTGAACTTTGCATGCCTCAAAGGAGATATAAATTTGAAAGCCCTCGAAAGACTTGTAGCGAGGTCTCCTAATCTCAAAAGTTTGAGATTAAACCGGGCAGTGCCTCTTGATGCACTGCAAAAGATACTGAGGCGAGCTCCTCAGCTAGTGGACTTGGGTACTGGGTCCTTTGTACATGATCCAGCATCCGACGCCTTCAACAAATTAAAGGCTACCATTCTGAATTGCAAGTCAATAAGGAGTTTGTCGGGTTTTTTGGAGGTTTCTCCTCGTTGTCTGTCAGCTATTCACCCAATTTGTCAGAACCTAACCTCCTTGAATCTAAGCTATGCCCCAGGCATTCATGGAAATGATCTGATAAAGTTTATTCAACACTGCAGGAAACTTGAGCGATTATGG ATACTGGATTGTATTGGAGATAAAGGATTGGGGGTGGTAGCTTCCAATTGTAAAGAATTGCAAGAATTGAGGGTTTTCCCATCTGATCCCTCTGGGATAGGCAATGCTTCTGTAACAGAGGAAGGTCTTGTTGCCATATCTGCTGGTTGCCCAAAGCTTcattcattgttgtacttctgTCAGCAGATGACTAATGCTGCTCTCATAACTGTGGCAAAAAATTGCTCTAATTTTACCCGCTTCAGATTGTGCATCCTTGAACCTACAAAACCTGACCCTGTCACCATGCAGCCCTTGGATGAAGGTTTTGGGGCAATTGTTCAATCTTGCAAGCGTCTAAGGCGTTTATCACTCTCTGGCCTGTTAACCGATCAGGTTTTCCTTTATATTGGAATGTATGCTGAGCAGCTGGAAATGCTTTCTATTGCATTTGCTGGGAACAGTGACAAGGGAATGCTCTATGTATTGAATGGGTGTAAGAAGCTTTGCAAGCTAGAAATCATGGACTGTCCCTTTGGTGACACTGCACTTCTAATGGACGTGGGAAAGTATGAAACAATGCGATCCCTTTGGATGTCGTCCTGTGAAGTTACCCTTGGAGGCTGCAAGGCACTTGCGAAGGATATGCCAATGGTCAACGTTGAGATCATAGAAGAAGATGATCTGATTGATTTTAGCTCTGATGATAAACAAAAAGTAGGGAAGATGTACTTGTATCGTACATTGGTTGGGCCGAGGAAAGATGCACCAGAGTTTGTGCGGACTCTATAA
- the LOC123223057 gene encoding cysteine-rich and transmembrane domain-containing protein WIH1, with protein sequence MSYQRPPNDPYAPPGYSLRYPPPPPPPSPGFPSAPPPPYEGYPPPPPPPGYPYPPPGQRPYEGYQGYFAEGYPPPPPYPGQPQYCHYEHYHYQNNDTGCTSFLQGCLAALCCCCMMEECCFFI encoded by the exons ATGAGTTACCAGAGACCTCCGAACGACCCCTATGCTCCACCAG GCTATTCACTCCGCtatccaccaccaccaccgccaccaTCGCCTGGGTTCCCATCTGCGCCACCACCTCCGTACGAGGGTTACCCACCACCCCCGCCGCCACCTGGGTATCCTTACCCTCCGCCTGGGCAACGCCCATACGAGGGTTACCAGGGGTATTTTGCGGAAGGGTATCCTCCACCGCCACCTTATCCTGGTCAGCCACAGTACTGCCACTACGAACACTATCATTACCAGAATAATGATACTGGTTGCACTTCCTTTCTACAAGGCTG TTTGGCCGCATTGTGTTGCTGTTGTATGATGGAGGAATGCTGCTTCTTTATATAA
- the LOC123222705 gene encoding GEM-like protein 5 — protein MHSFTSPRLKYPSILIIPPSNPSEKPLVSEMNNTNGQESHPHYPSVSSPNPNYETNPFASSSSSAQNRQSDHHHQPAGPSSASAPESTAPDAEKWGTHVMGAPAVPTCHPDNKKAALWGGSADHDNQAQQPYHHPYLLYTPVEKPSSPMESILNVFNSWSNKAETMANNIWHNLRTNSSVPEAAWGKMSLNAKALTGGGFETVYKQTFGTYPNENLKKTFACYLSTSTGPVAGTLYLSNVHLAFCSDRPLSFTAPSGQKTWSYYKVMVPLAMIGTVKPVVMRENPSEKYIQIVTVDGHEFWFMGFVNYDKACRHLSESISIFVAPGVPAQPTA, from the exons ATGCATTCATTTACATCACCAAGACTAAAATATCCCAGTATTTTAATCATACCGCCATCAAACCCCTCTGAGAAGCCCCTAGTTTCAGAAATGAACAACACCAACGGCCAAGAATCTCACCCTCATTATCCTTCGGTTTCTTCTCCCAATCCAAATTACGAAACAAACCCATTTGCATCAAGTTCAAGCAGCGCCCAAAACAGGCAATCTGATCATCACCATCAGCCTGCAGGTCCATCGTCAGCTTCTGCGCCGGAATCTACAGCCCCAGATGCTGAGAAATGGGGGACTCATGTGATGGGAGCACCTGCTGTTCCCACTTGCCATCCGGACAACAAAAAAGCAGCCTTGTGGGGTGGTTCAGCTGATCATGATAATCAAGCTCAACAACCTTATCATCATCCTTACCTTCTGTACACTCCCGTTGAGAAACCAAGCAGTCCCATGGAATCCATTCTTAATGTCTTCAATTCTTGGAGTAATAAGGCTGAAACTATGGCCAATAATATTTGGCACAATC TTCGAACGAACTCGTCTGTGCCTGAAGCTGCGTGGGGGAAGATGAGCCTAAACGCGAAAGCATTAACAGGAGGTGGATTCGAGACAGTATACAAGCAAACTTTTGGTACATATCCAAACGAGAATCTGAAGAAGACGTTTGCCTGTTACCTTTCAACATCAACAGGGCCTGTAGCTGGAACTCTATATCTCTCAAATGTTCATCTAGCTTTCTGCAGTGATCGCCCCTTGTCTTTTACAGCACCCTCCGGCCAGAAGACTTGGAGCTACTACAAG GTTATGGTACCTTTGGCCATGATTGGCACCGTCAAACCAGTGGTGATGAGGGAAAATCCATCAGAAAAATACATCCAGATTGTAACTGTTGATGGGCATGAGTTTTGGTTCATGGGATTTGTCAACTATGATAAAGCCTGTCGACATCTTTCAGAAAGTATCTCAATTTTTGTAGCACCTGGTGTACCAGCACAACCAACTGCCTAG
- the LOC123224590 gene encoding GEM-like protein 5, which produces TPNNQESHPQYPSVSSPNSTYETNPFALSSSSSQDMQSHHQHRYAGPSWSASVPTALDAEKWGTHVMGVPAVPTCHPDNKKASLWGASADYNQAEPYHHPYLLYTPVEKPNSPMESIRNVFNSWINKAETTANNIWHNLRTNSSVRKAAWGKMSLNAKALIGGGFETIYNQTFTTNPNENLKKTFACYLSTSTGHVAGTAYLSNVHLAFCSDRPLSFTAPCGHKTWSYYKVMVPLAMIGTINPVLMRENPSEKYLQIVTVDGHDFWCMGFVNYDKACRHLSESISVFVAPGIPAQPTA; this is translated from the exons ACCCCCAACAACCAAGAATCTCACCCTCAGTATCCTTCTGTTTCTTCTCCCAATTCAACTTACGAAACAAACCCATTTGCATTAAGTTCAAGCAGCTCTCAGGATATGCAGTCTCATCATCAGCATCGGTATGCAGGTCCATCGTGGTCAGCTTCTGTGCCTACAGCCCTAGATGCTGAGAAATGGGGGACTCATGTGATGGGAGTACCTGCTGTTCCCACATGCCATCCGGACAACAAAAAAGCCTCCTTGTGGGGCGCTTCTGCTGATTATAATCAGGCTGAGCCTTATCATCATCCTTACCTTCTGTACACTCCCGTTGAGAAACCAAATAGTCCCATGGAATCCATTCGTAACGTCTTCAATTCTTGGATCAATAAGGCTGAAACCACGGCCAATAATATTTGGCACAATC TTCGAACGAACTCATCTGTGCGTAAAGCTGCGTGGGGGAAGATGAGCCTGAACGCGAAAGCATTAATAGGAGGTGGATTCGAGACAATATACAACCAAACTTTTACTACAAATCCAAACGAGAATCTGAAGAAGACATTTGCCTGTTACCTTTCGACATCAACAGGGCATGTAGCCGGAACTGCATATCTCTCAAATGTTCATTTAGCTTTCTGCAGTGATCGCCCCTTGTCTTTTACAGCACCCTGCGGCCACAAGACTTGGAGCTACTACAAG GTTATGGTACCTTTGGCCATGATTGGCACCATCAACCCAGTGCTGATGCGGGAAAATCCATCAGAAAAATACCTCCAGATTGTAACTGTTGATGGGCATGATTTTTGGTGCATGGGATTTGTTAACTATGATAAAGCATGTCGACATCTTTCAGAAAGTATCTCAGTTTTTGTAGCACCTGGGATACCAGCACAACCAACTGCCTAG